A genomic stretch from Kribbella amoyensis includes:
- a CDS encoding helix-turn-helix domain-containing protein: MTPHRVVALVKPPQSTFELGCAAAVFRGERYTFSVCTEAPGEIETVNGFTMLVPRGLRSLDRADTVLVPGWLPIDDEPSPAILRALHRAHRRGARLVSICSGSFALAATGLLDGRSATTHWEYSEALQRRYPAVRVDADVLYIDHGDVATSAGSGTGIDLCLQLVRADHGAAYAARVARRMVMPPHREGGQVQYRAEKPVSSTDSLSPLLDWATDNLAEPLTLDDLAARLTVSPRTLTRRFTEQLGTTPGQWLLAQRVARARVLLESTDLPVETIAHRVGLSTATNFRRRFQTAVRTTPSAYRRAFRQATP; encoded by the coding sequence ATGACCCCGCATCGCGTCGTCGCGCTGGTGAAGCCGCCGCAGTCGACCTTCGAGCTCGGCTGTGCGGCCGCCGTGTTCCGCGGTGAGCGGTACACGTTCTCCGTCTGTACCGAGGCGCCCGGCGAGATCGAGACGGTCAACGGGTTCACGATGCTGGTCCCGCGCGGACTGCGCAGCCTCGATCGCGCCGACACCGTCCTGGTCCCCGGCTGGCTGCCGATCGACGACGAGCCCTCGCCCGCGATCCTCCGCGCACTGCATCGGGCCCACCGACGCGGCGCACGGCTGGTCAGCATCTGCTCCGGCTCGTTCGCCCTCGCCGCGACCGGGCTCCTTGACGGGCGATCCGCGACCACCCACTGGGAGTACAGCGAAGCACTGCAACGCCGGTACCCCGCGGTCCGCGTGGATGCGGACGTGCTCTACATCGACCACGGTGACGTCGCCACCAGCGCTGGTTCGGGAACAGGGATCGACCTGTGCCTGCAACTCGTCCGGGCCGACCACGGCGCCGCGTACGCCGCTCGGGTCGCGAGGCGGATGGTGATGCCGCCGCATCGCGAGGGCGGCCAGGTCCAGTACCGCGCGGAGAAGCCTGTGTCCTCGACGGATTCGCTGTCCCCGTTGCTCGACTGGGCCACCGACAACCTCGCCGAGCCGCTCACCCTCGACGACCTGGCCGCCCGGCTCACCGTCTCCCCGCGGACCCTGACCCGCCGCTTCACCGAACAGCTCGGCACCACCCCCGGCCAGTGGCTCCTCGCCCAACGGGTTGCCCGCGCCCGGGTCCTGCTGGAGTCCACCGATCTCCCCGTCGAAACCATCGCGCACCGCGTCGGCCTCTCCACGGCCACCAACTTCCGCCGCCGCTTCCAGACCGCCGTCCGGACCACGCCCAGCGCATACCGCCGAGCCTTCCGCCAGGCGACCCCGTGA
- a CDS encoding GNAT family N-acetyltransferase, producing MTVRTFAAVETAREDLVDVYADVRAELLHLPNYAVTAFGERLDRHGAEPGFVAVVAYANGFPVGYAYANTIEHGDRYWERTTPAPADKYTERPAVALKEIGVRAAWRKTGTARRIHDTLLGTRSEPFVTLMVNSAAGDGKVHSLYRSWGYEDIGQSQPSPASPLLTVMIRAVGSNK from the coding sequence ATGACCGTACGCACCTTCGCCGCCGTTGAGACTGCTCGCGAAGATCTGGTTGACGTGTACGCCGACGTGCGGGCGGAGCTTCTCCATTTGCCGAACTACGCAGTGACGGCCTTCGGTGAGAGGCTCGACAGGCATGGGGCGGAGCCGGGATTCGTTGCTGTTGTTGCTTATGCCAATGGTTTTCCGGTGGGTTACGCGTACGCCAACACCATTGAGCACGGCGATCGGTACTGGGAACGCACCACTCCCGCGCCCGCCGACAAGTACACCGAACGCCCGGCCGTGGCGCTGAAGGAGATCGGCGTTCGGGCGGCCTGGCGGAAGACCGGTACTGCGCGGCGTATCCACGACACGCTCTTGGGTACCCGCTCCGAGCCGTTCGTCACGCTCATGGTCAACTCGGCTGCGGGCGACGGAAAGGTCCACTCGCTCTACCGGTCCTGGGGGTACGAGGACATCGGGCAGAGCCAGCCGTCTCCGGCTTCGCCTCTTCTGACCGTGATGATCCGGGCCGTCGGATCCAACAAGTAG
- a CDS encoding spermidine synthase: MERKVGSGTATVEAEADGTFVLRVDGSLQSQVDLADPSRLGFEYVRRIGDVADALAPRRQPISVLHIGGAGLTLPRYVAATRPRSRQIVLEPDEDLTEFVREVLPLPKRAGIKVRGTSGRAGIGAVYEDSADLVIVDAFVREAVPANLVTTEFVAECARVLRPTGVLAHNLIDGSAGLGFVRRVAATVRAVLGEGVVLAERKVLRGKAFGNVVVVASAQAVPDLTDAGRRAQPPYDVLSLAELAGKAAPLTDAEGFASPAAPSGTFRK, encoded by the coding sequence GTGGAGCGCAAGGTCGGATCCGGGACCGCCACCGTCGAGGCCGAGGCGGACGGGACGTTCGTGCTGCGCGTGGACGGTTCGCTGCAGTCCCAGGTCGACCTCGCGGATCCCAGCCGGCTCGGCTTCGAGTACGTCCGCCGCATCGGCGACGTGGCCGACGCGCTGGCGCCCCGGCGGCAACCGATCTCGGTGCTGCACATCGGCGGCGCCGGCCTGACCCTGCCGCGGTACGTCGCGGCCACCCGGCCCCGGTCCCGGCAGATCGTGCTGGAACCGGACGAGGACCTGACCGAGTTCGTCCGCGAGGTGCTCCCACTGCCGAAGCGGGCCGGGATCAAGGTCCGCGGGACGTCCGGCCGGGCCGGGATCGGCGCCGTGTACGAGGACTCGGCCGACCTGGTCATCGTCGACGCGTTCGTCCGTGAGGCCGTCCCGGCGAACCTGGTCACCACCGAGTTCGTGGCCGAGTGCGCCCGGGTGCTGCGGCCCACCGGCGTCCTGGCGCACAACCTGATCGACGGCTCGGCCGGGCTCGGGTTCGTCCGCCGGGTCGCGGCCACGGTGCGTGCGGTGCTCGGCGAGGGCGTGGTGCTCGCGGAGCGCAAAGTCCTGCGGGGCAAGGCTTTCGGCAACGTGGTCGTGGTCGCTTCGGCGCAGGCGGTTCCCGATCTGACCGACGCCGGCCGCCGTGCGCAACCGCCGTACGACGTGCTGTCGCTGGCCGAGCTCGCGGGCAAGGCGGCGCCGTTGACGGACGCGGAGGGATTCGCGTCGCCGGCCGCGCCGTCCGGGACGTTCCGGAAGTGA
- a CDS encoding DUF3017 domain-containing protein translates to MATVAERRRSEWPLALSGAVAVVGLVVLWFSDWRNGVLIFAGGVLLAALLRAVLKDDAAGLLRVRGRTFDTVLLVSVGAAIVLLGLIVPN, encoded by the coding sequence ATGGCGACCGTGGCTGAGCGGCGGCGCAGCGAGTGGCCGCTCGCACTGTCCGGCGCGGTCGCCGTGGTCGGCCTGGTCGTGCTCTGGTTCTCCGACTGGCGCAACGGCGTCCTGATCTTCGCCGGCGGCGTCCTCCTCGCCGCCCTGCTCCGCGCCGTCCTCAAGGACGACGCGGCCGGCCTCCTCCGCGTCCGCGGCCGCACCTTCGACACCGTCCTGCTGGTCAGCGTCGGCGCCGCCATCGTCCTGCTCGGCCTCATCGTCCCGAACTGA
- a CDS encoding bifunctional methylenetetrahydrofolate dehydrogenase/methenyltetrahydrofolate cyclohydrolase: MTAEILDGKATAAAIKDELKGRVATLAEQGIVPGLGTILVGDDPGSRAYVAGKHRDCAAVGIASIEVVLPAEATQDDIAAKVRELNENPACTGFIVQLPLPKHVDTNEILGLIDPAKDADGLHPVSLGKLVLGQDGPLPCTPKGCVEILRRYDVPIAGAHVVVVGRGVTAGRPMGLLFTRKSENATVTQCHTGTKDLAGVVRTGDIVIAAAGSAGLITADMVKPGAVVLDVGTSRSPEGKIVGDVDPAAREVAGWIAPMPGGIGPMTRAMLLTNVVEAAEAAAAGTGSAG; the protein is encoded by the coding sequence GTGACGGCGGAGATTCTGGACGGCAAGGCGACCGCGGCGGCGATCAAGGACGAGCTGAAGGGCCGGGTGGCCACGCTCGCGGAGCAGGGCATCGTGCCGGGGCTCGGCACCATCCTGGTCGGCGACGACCCGGGCAGCCGGGCGTACGTGGCGGGCAAGCACCGGGACTGCGCGGCGGTGGGCATCGCCTCGATCGAGGTCGTGCTGCCGGCCGAGGCGACCCAGGACGACATCGCGGCCAAGGTCCGCGAGCTGAACGAGAACCCGGCCTGCACCGGCTTCATCGTCCAGCTGCCGCTGCCCAAGCACGTCGACACCAACGAGATCCTCGGCCTGATCGACCCGGCCAAGGACGCCGACGGCCTGCACCCGGTCAGCCTCGGCAAGCTGGTGCTCGGCCAGGACGGACCGTTGCCCTGCACCCCGAAGGGCTGCGTCGAGATCCTCCGCCGCTACGACGTACCGATCGCCGGCGCGCACGTGGTCGTGGTCGGGCGCGGGGTCACCGCGGGCCGGCCGATGGGGCTGCTGTTCACCCGCAAGAGCGAGAACGCGACCGTGACCCAGTGCCACACCGGGACGAAGGATCTGGCCGGAGTAGTGCGGACCGGTGACATCGTGATCGCCGCGGCCGGTTCGGCGGGGCTGATCACCGCCGACATGGTCAAGCCCGGCGCCGTCGTCCTGGACGTCGGCACCAGCCGCAGCCCCGAGGGCAAGATCGTCGGCGACGTGGACCCGGCCGCCCGCGAGGTGGCCGGCTGGATCGCGCCGATGCCGGGCGGGATCGGCCCGATGACCCGGGCGATGCTGCTCACCAACGTCGTCGAGGCCGCCGAGGCGGCCGCCGCCGGTACCGGCTCGGCCGGGTGA
- a CDS encoding MOSC domain-containing protein has product MSAARVSTLTSYPVKGLAGVSVERTEVGPAGLRHDRTFMLVEPDGTFLSQRVVPAMAPLRAEVLGDGDGLRLSDGSGSLEIPVAYDGKRRDVSLFGKWFGAGVAQDPAADAWFTERLGRPAGLVRVTPEHERPGWGVNPGETGFGDAHALLITSLASLDELNARIVETGGDAIPMNRFRANVVVAGWTEPHTEDKVLRARAGGLELGYAARAIRCAVPTVNQATGEKNGPEPTRTLARYRRQPDYGGGVSFGMKAAVLRPGTITVGDEFEVLAWLPDGPDPAPTTR; this is encoded by the coding sequence GTGTCTGCCGCCAGAGTCTCCACGCTGACCTCTTACCCGGTGAAGGGCCTGGCCGGGGTGTCCGTCGAGCGGACCGAGGTCGGTCCGGCCGGGCTGCGGCACGACCGGACGTTCATGCTGGTCGAGCCGGACGGCACGTTCCTGAGCCAGCGGGTCGTCCCCGCGATGGCGCCGTTGCGGGCCGAGGTGCTCGGCGACGGCGACGGGCTGCGGCTGTCCGACGGCTCCGGCTCCCTGGAGATCCCGGTCGCGTACGACGGGAAGCGGCGCGACGTGAGCCTGTTCGGCAAGTGGTTCGGCGCGGGCGTCGCCCAGGATCCGGCCGCGGACGCGTGGTTCACCGAGCGGCTCGGGCGACCGGCGGGCCTGGTCCGGGTGACGCCCGAGCACGAGCGGCCGGGCTGGGGCGTGAACCCGGGCGAGACCGGGTTCGGTGACGCGCACGCACTGCTGATCACCTCGCTCGCGTCCCTCGACGAGCTGAACGCGCGGATCGTCGAGACCGGCGGCGACGCGATCCCGATGAACCGGTTCCGGGCCAACGTGGTCGTCGCCGGCTGGACCGAACCGCACACCGAGGACAAGGTGTTGCGGGCCAGAGCAGGCGGACTCGAGCTCGGGTACGCGGCTCGCGCGATCCGCTGCGCCGTCCCGACCGTGAACCAGGCGACTGGTGAGAAGAACGGTCCCGAGCCGACCCGGACCCTGGCCCGGTACCGGCGCCAGCCCGACTACGGCGGTGGCGTCTCCTTCGGGATGAAGGCCGCCGTGCTCCGGCCGGGGACGATCACGGTCGGCGACGAGTTCGAGGTACTGGCCTGGCTTCCGGACGGACCCGACCCGGCGCCGACGACCCGGTAG
- a CDS encoding pirin family protein — protein sequence MPAVTVSDITVLPRVHQPDPAVAHERAVRSVTSAPSGYEGEGFPVRRAFAGVDLRDLDPFIHMDQMGEVEYAPGEPKGTPWHPHRGFETVTYMLDGIMEHQDSTGGGGVISNGDTQWMTAGSGLLHIEAPPEHLVVSGGLFHGVQLWVNLPKAQKWAAPRYQDIRGGDSALLSTADGGALIRVIAGSVDGHDGPGSTHTPITLVHATVSPSAELVLPWQPDYNALVYVLAGQGTVGAEHRPIRKGQLAVFGPGDTIRTAAAATQPQAEPSLDVLVLGGRPIREPVAMAGPFVMNTRAEVIQAFEDFQAGKLGTIPAVHGAPTELRESN from the coding sequence ATGCCAGCCGTGACCGTCAGCGACATCACCGTCCTGCCCCGGGTGCACCAGCCCGACCCCGCGGTCGCCCACGAGCGGGCGGTCCGCTCCGTGACGTCGGCGCCGAGCGGGTACGAGGGTGAGGGCTTCCCGGTTCGCCGCGCGTTCGCGGGCGTCGACCTGCGCGACCTGGACCCGTTCATCCACATGGACCAGATGGGCGAGGTCGAGTACGCGCCGGGCGAACCGAAGGGGACGCCGTGGCACCCGCACCGCGGCTTCGAGACCGTCACGTACATGCTCGACGGGATCATGGAGCACCAGGACTCGACCGGTGGCGGCGGCGTCATCTCCAACGGCGACACCCAGTGGATGACCGCGGGATCCGGGCTGCTGCACATCGAGGCGCCGCCGGAGCACCTGGTCGTCAGCGGCGGCCTCTTCCACGGCGTCCAGCTCTGGGTGAACCTGCCGAAGGCGCAGAAGTGGGCGGCCCCCCGGTACCAGGACATCCGCGGCGGCGACTCGGCCCTGCTGTCCACCGCGGACGGCGGCGCGCTGATCCGCGTCATCGCCGGCTCGGTCGACGGCCACGACGGCCCCGGTTCGACCCACACCCCGATCACCCTGGTCCACGCAACGGTCAGCCCGAGCGCGGAACTGGTCCTCCCGTGGCAGCCGGACTACAACGCACTCGTGTACGTCCTGGCCGGCCAGGGCACCGTCGGCGCGGAGCACCGCCCGATCCGCAAGGGCCAACTGGCCGTCTTCGGCCCGGGCGACACGATCCGCACCGCAGCGGCCGCCACCCAGCCGCAAGCCGAACCGAGCCTCGACGTCCTCGTCCTCGGCGGCCGCCCGATCCGCGAGCCCGTCGCGATGGCCGGCCCGTTCGTGATGAACACCCGCGCCGAAGTCATCCAAGCTTTCGAAGACTTCCAGGCCGGCAAACTGGGCACCATCCCCGCAGTCCACGGCGCCCCCACCGAACTCCGCGAATCCAACTAA
- a CDS encoding cupin domain-containing protein translates to MTTYTWSSVADAPTRDLFPGIRLRTLWQGDNGAHAHVLEMDPGSKWEGIDVHDPGPEEVYVIEGTFNDGTRDYPTGTFLHAPAGSSHIPQSEQGCKLFLFYPEG, encoded by the coding sequence ATGACGACCTACACCTGGAGCTCGGTAGCGGACGCGCCGACCCGCGACCTGTTCCCCGGCATCCGCCTGCGCACCCTCTGGCAGGGCGACAACGGCGCCCACGCCCACGTCCTCGAGATGGACCCCGGCTCGAAGTGGGAGGGGATCGACGTCCACGACCCAGGTCCGGAAGAGGTCTACGTCATCGAAGGAACCTTCAACGACGGCACCCGCGACTACCCGACCGGCACCTTCCTTCACGCGCCAGCCGGGTCGTCCCACATCCCCCAATCAGAACAAGGCTGCAAACTCTTCCTCTTCTACCCCGAGGGCTAG
- a CDS encoding MMPL family transporter: MANLLYRLGRFSYQRRRLVAAVWTFLLVLLGVGALTLGGQTANTFSIPGTESQRALDALAKDLPAASGASASVVVQAPEGKTLMDPAVKAAVGTAVAKVGQVPDVVAAVDPFTSKAISPDGRTGLISVQFTKSADELPKATTDAYDELDALSTGDLRVVPGGGVVGAPPEIGSTEIIGVAIAAVVLIVTFGSLVAAGMTLFTALIGVAAGMAGLFLVTSVVEVSSTAPILALMLGLAVGIDYALFISSRHRSQLAEGMDPEESVARATATAGSAVTFAGATVVIALAGLSLVGVPFLTAMGFAAAATVLTAVLVALTLLPAMLGFVGKRVLPRRARKAAPSGEGFGFRWARLVTRFRVPVVALGIIGLGVLAIPTQDLRLALPDGASAAAGTNQRVAYDLASAAFGPGSNGPLVVVVKTPNAQQSNALTEQVLGTAKGLKDVVAVQPGPGSEDGSTRLVSVIPAGGPASEETSDLVKNLRDAVRPMEQNGATISVTGNTAVGVDVSNKLSDALPTYLIVVIGLSFLLLLLAFRSILVPLKATLGFLLTVGATFGITVAVFQKGWGAEPLGVDSPGPLVSFLPIIMLGVLFGLAMDYEVFIVSRVREEFVHGLHANDATVQGVGHGARVVTAAALIMASVFGGFILVHDPIIKTIGFGLTIGVLIDAFVVRMTLVPAVLSLLGDRAWWFPKWLDRITPNVDIEGESLRVRESGEDRKDLVEV; the protein is encoded by the coding sequence ATGGCCAATCTCCTGTACCGGCTCGGCCGGTTCTCGTACCAGCGGCGGCGGCTCGTGGCCGCGGTCTGGACCTTCCTGCTCGTCCTGCTCGGCGTCGGCGCGCTGACGCTCGGCGGCCAGACGGCGAACACGTTCTCCATCCCCGGCACCGAGTCGCAGCGCGCGCTCGACGCGCTGGCCAAGGACCTGCCGGCCGCGAGCGGGGCGTCGGCGAGTGTCGTCGTCCAGGCGCCGGAGGGCAAGACGCTGATGGACCCGGCCGTGAAGGCGGCCGTCGGGACCGCGGTTGCCAAGGTCGGCCAGGTACCGGACGTCGTCGCGGCGGTGGATCCCTTCACCAGCAAGGCGATCAGCCCGGACGGGCGGACCGGCCTGATCAGCGTCCAGTTCACCAAGTCGGCCGACGAGCTGCCGAAGGCGACCACCGACGCGTACGACGAGCTGGACGCGCTGAGTACCGGCGACCTGCGCGTGGTTCCCGGCGGCGGTGTGGTCGGAGCTCCGCCGGAGATCGGTAGTACCGAGATCATCGGTGTCGCGATCGCGGCCGTCGTCCTGATCGTCACGTTCGGCTCGCTGGTCGCGGCCGGGATGACCTTGTTCACCGCGTTGATCGGGGTCGCCGCCGGGATGGCCGGGCTGTTCCTGGTCACGTCCGTGGTCGAGGTGTCGTCGACCGCGCCGATCCTGGCGCTGATGCTCGGTCTCGCGGTCGGGATCGACTACGCGCTGTTCATCAGTTCGCGGCACCGATCCCAGCTGGCCGAGGGGATGGACCCGGAGGAGTCGGTCGCCCGGGCCACCGCGACCGCTGGTTCCGCGGTGACGTTCGCCGGGGCGACCGTGGTGATCGCGCTGGCCGGATTGAGCCTGGTCGGTGTCCCGTTCCTCACCGCGATGGGCTTCGCGGCCGCGGCGACCGTACTCACCGCGGTCCTGGTCGCCCTCACGCTGCTGCCGGCCATGCTCGGCTTCGTCGGCAAGCGGGTGCTGCCACGGCGTGCCCGCAAGGCGGCTCCCTCCGGCGAAGGCTTCGGCTTCCGCTGGGCGCGGCTGGTGACCCGGTTCCGCGTCCCGGTCGTTGCCCTGGGCATCATCGGGCTCGGGGTGCTGGCGATCCCGACGCAGGACCTGCGGCTGGCCCTTCCCGACGGCGCCTCGGCCGCTGCCGGGACGAACCAGCGGGTCGCGTACGACCTCGCCTCGGCCGCGTTCGGCCCGGGGTCGAACGGTCCGCTCGTGGTCGTGGTGAAGACCCCGAACGCGCAACAGTCCAACGCCCTGACCGAGCAGGTGCTCGGGACGGCGAAGGGCCTCAAGGATGTCGTCGCGGTCCAGCCCGGCCCCGGGAGCGAGGACGGCTCGACCCGGTTGGTGAGCGTGATCCCGGCCGGCGGTCCCGCGAGCGAGGAGACCTCCGACCTGGTGAAGAACCTGCGGGACGCGGTCCGCCCGATGGAGCAGAACGGCGCGACCATCTCCGTCACCGGGAACACGGCCGTCGGCGTGGACGTGTCGAACAAGCTCAGCGACGCGCTGCCGACGTACCTGATCGTCGTGATCGGGTTGTCGTTCCTGCTGTTGCTGCTGGCGTTCCGGTCGATCCTGGTGCCGTTGAAGGCGACGCTCGGCTTCCTGCTGACCGTCGGGGCGACGTTCGGGATCACGGTCGCGGTGTTCCAGAAGGGCTGGGGTGCCGAGCCGCTCGGCGTGGACTCCCCCGGTCCGCTGGTGAGCTTCCTGCCGATCATCATGCTGGGCGTGCTGTTCGGGCTGGCGATGGACTACGAGGTGTTCATCGTGTCCCGGGTCCGGGAGGAGTTCGTGCACGGGCTCCACGCGAACGACGCGACCGTCCAGGGCGTCGGTCACGGGGCCCGGGTGGTGACGGCCGCCGCGCTGATCATGGCGTCGGTGTTCGGCGGCTTCATCCTGGTGCACGACCCGATCATCAAGACGATCGGCTTCGGCCTGACCATCGGCGTCCTGATCGACGCGTTCGTGGTCCGGATGACGCTGGTACCGGCCGTGCTCAGCCTGCTCGGCGACCGGGCCTGGTGGTTCCCGAAGTGGCTGGACCGGATCACGCCGAACGTCGACATCGAGGGCGAGTCGCTGCGCGTCCGCGAGTCCGGCGAGGATCGCAAGGATCTCGTCGAGGTCTGA
- a CDS encoding TetR/AcrR family transcriptional regulator, with amino-acid sequence MVTTPARARTRREIEQQAMRLFVSRGYSATSLQDIASAAGCSKATVLYHFNGKPAVLAAVLEPSHLALRQLVAEVEPLSVADRQEQAISRFVDLAVEYRGLINVLQDVLPTIEEMPEFAELIADGLRLTEFLAGSNDQLEQDVAKFAINGLLGECRHPGERTDAELRELCDTALRRLLRPPTRH; translated from the coding sequence ATGGTGACGACACCGGCCCGGGCGCGGACCCGGCGGGAGATCGAGCAGCAGGCGATGCGGTTGTTCGTCAGCCGCGGCTACAGCGCGACCTCGCTGCAGGACATCGCCTCGGCCGCCGGCTGCTCGAAGGCCACGGTGCTGTACCACTTCAACGGCAAGCCGGCCGTCCTCGCGGCCGTGCTGGAGCCGTCCCACCTCGCGCTGCGGCAGCTGGTCGCCGAGGTCGAACCGCTCTCGGTGGCCGACCGGCAGGAGCAGGCGATCAGCCGGTTCGTCGACCTCGCCGTCGAGTACCGCGGCCTGATCAACGTGCTGCAGGACGTGCTGCCGACGATCGAGGAGATGCCGGAGTTCGCCGAGCTGATCGCGGACGGCCTCCGGCTCACCGAGTTCCTGGCCGGCAGCAACGACCAGCTGGAGCAGGACGTCGCGAAGTTCGCCATCAACGGGTTGCTCGGCGAGTGCCGGCATCCCGGCGAGCGGACCGACGCCGAGCTCCGCGAGCTCTGCGACACCGCCCTGCGCCGGCTGCTCCGGCCACCGACCCGGCACTAG
- a CDS encoding malate dehydrogenase, with amino-acid sequence MSPTPVKVAVTGAAGQIGYSLLFRIASGALLGPDTPVELRLLEITPALKALEGVVMELDDSAFPTLAGVEIGDDPNVIFDGANVALLVGARPRTKGMERGDLLEANGAIFTGQGKALNDHAADDIRITVTGNPANTNALIAQSNAPDIPAERFSALTRLDHNRALAQLAKKTGTHVTDLKKLTIWGNHSATQYPDIFHAEVAGKNAAEIVNDQAWLENDFIPTVQKRGAAIIEARGASSAASAAAATIDHTRDWLRGSADGDWLSMAVVSDGSYDVPAGLISSFPVTTKDGNWEIVQGLEVNDFSRARIDASTKELGEERDAVKALGLIG; translated from the coding sequence GTGAGCCCTACCCCCGTGAAGGTCGCCGTCACCGGCGCTGCCGGCCAGATCGGCTACAGCCTGCTGTTCCGCATCGCGAGCGGTGCGCTGCTCGGACCGGACACCCCCGTCGAACTGCGGCTGCTGGAGATCACCCCGGCCCTGAAGGCGCTCGAGGGCGTCGTGATGGAGCTCGACGACAGCGCCTTCCCGACGCTGGCCGGCGTCGAGATCGGCGACGACCCGAACGTCATCTTCGACGGTGCGAACGTGGCCCTGCTGGTCGGCGCGCGGCCGCGGACCAAGGGGATGGAGCGCGGTGACCTGCTGGAGGCCAACGGCGCCATCTTCACCGGCCAGGGCAAGGCGCTGAACGACCACGCCGCCGACGACATCCGGATCACCGTCACCGGCAACCCGGCCAACACCAACGCGCTGATCGCGCAGAGCAACGCCCCGGACATCCCGGCCGAGCGGTTCTCCGCGCTGACCCGGCTGGACCACAACCGGGCGCTCGCGCAGCTGGCGAAGAAGACCGGCACGCACGTGACCGACCTGAAGAAGCTCACCATCTGGGGCAACCACTCGGCCACCCAGTACCCGGACATCTTCCACGCCGAGGTGGCCGGCAAGAACGCCGCCGAGATCGTGAACGACCAGGCCTGGCTGGAGAACGACTTCATCCCGACCGTGCAGAAGCGCGGCGCGGCGATCATCGAGGCCCGCGGCGCCTCCTCGGCCGCGTCCGCCGCGGCCGCCACGATCGACCACACCCGGGACTGGCTGCGCGGCTCGGCCGACGGCGACTGGCTGTCGATGGCGGTCGTCTCCGACGGCTCGTACGACGTGCCGGCCGGATTGATCTCGTCGTTCCCGGTGACGACGAAGGACGGCAACTGGGAGATCGTCCAGGGCCTGGAGGTCAACGACTTCTCCCGCGCCCGCATCGACGCCAGCACCAAGGAGCTCGGCGAGGAGCGCGACGCGGTCAAGGCCCTCGGCCTGATCGGCTGA